Proteins from a genomic interval of Sphingobacterium sp. SYP-B4668:
- a CDS encoding RNA polymerase sigma factor: protein MGNAVTHYFSWSEQDLLFGIQRGDYAAFTEVYTRFVDKLYLFSQKIALDNSDREDIIQEVFSSLWLRRADLKIENLGAWLFMSVRKQALYQLRKKKYRDQYMQSIVDFVSPFYDPILGVIQEKELQMYLDSQLEKLPPRAQEIFRLSRKEYLSYKEIAERLDISEKTVRKQVQNVLKVFRYKLGYKTLEGLILVAFLWDKK, encoded by the coding sequence ATGGGAAATGCTGTCACACACTATTTTAGTTGGTCTGAACAAGATTTACTTTTCGGAATTCAGCGTGGAGATTACGCAGCATTCACGGAAGTGTACACCCGTTTTGTCGATAAATTATATCTATTTTCACAAAAGATTGCACTCGACAATTCCGATCGGGAGGATATTATCCAAGAAGTATTCTCCTCTTTGTGGTTGCGTAGAGCTGATCTGAAGATTGAAAATCTAGGTGCCTGGCTGTTCATGTCTGTTCGTAAACAAGCGCTGTATCAATTACGAAAAAAGAAATACAGAGATCAGTACATGCAAAGTATTGTAGATTTTGTGTCTCCTTTTTATGACCCTATTTTGGGAGTAATTCAGGAAAAGGAGCTCCAAATGTATCTGGATAGTCAGCTGGAAAAATTGCCCCCAAGGGCACAAGAGATATTCCGTCTGAGTAGAAAAGAATACTTGTCGTATAAAGAGATAGCCGAAAGATTGGATATTTCAGAAAAAACAGTTCGTAAACAAGTCCAAAATGTCCTCAAAGTCTTTCGGTATAAACTTGGATACAAAACCCTTGAAGGACTTATTTTGGTTGCTTTTTTATGGGATAAAAAATAA
- a CDS encoding YdeI/OmpD-associated family protein — protein MQKIEIFYPTSQTDWRTWLERNHRSQQSIWLVFHAKLSEKPSITWREAVDIALCFGWIDSKKIKIDDITSHQFFSKRKAQSTWSKINKEKVAQLIEKGLMEKAGYESIEIAKQNGSWTILDEVEAVIIPVDLENAFTKHPGSTEYFLGLSKSIKKMMLQWVVLAKRPETRQNRIKEIAELAGQQRKPKQF, from the coding sequence ATGCAAAAAATAGAAATTTTTTATCCCACAAGTCAAACCGATTGGCGAACATGGCTAGAGAGGAATCATCGTTCACAGCAGTCTATATGGCTCGTTTTTCATGCTAAACTATCGGAGAAACCATCAATTACTTGGCGGGAAGCTGTTGATATCGCTCTTTGTTTTGGTTGGATAGATAGTAAAAAAATAAAGATAGATGACATAACCTCGCACCAATTTTTCAGCAAACGGAAAGCCCAAAGTACTTGGTCAAAAATCAATAAAGAGAAAGTCGCACAACTTATAGAAAAGGGATTAATGGAAAAAGCTGGTTATGAAAGCATTGAAATAGCTAAACAAAACGGCTCGTGGACTATCCTTGACGAAGTAGAAGCAGTGATTATACCTGTGGACTTGGAAAATGCTTTCACAAAGCACCCTGGATCAACGGAATATTTTTTAGGATTAAGTAAGAGTATAAAAAAAATGATGTTACAATGGGTGGTACTTGCAAAGCGACCTGAAACCCGCCAAAATCGTATAAAAGAAATAGCCGAATTAGCGGGACAGCAACGGAAGCCCAAGCAATTTTAG